The following proteins are co-located in the Halocatena salina genome:
- a CDS encoding glycoside hydrolase family 3 protein, which translates to MEFRRMMDTTRRNLLAIVGIGTGMALTGTAVSADSEEDRTEEQARGSERVNDHIEEVIDRLATEEKVSLLHQYQPSIPSVDLDSFRTGTEALHGVAWLGEATVFPQAIGLGSTWDPGLIERVGSAVGDEVRGKHNASSGTVGLNVWSPTVDPLRDPRWGRNEEGYSEDPLLSGAIATAYTDGLTGDDPNYLKTAPVLKHFIGYNNETDRTTTNAEIPPRLLHDYYLPFFRPPIEAGNAVGVMASYNLLNGRPMTVSPFLNRYVRDWAPDGGSVLNVSDAWAPMNLTEAQDYFESKEKARASALTAGLDSFTEHGSDSSTTTEALLGALDAGYLDEADLDEAVGHVLRVRALLGEFLPPSEDPYADLTADVIGRPAHRELARETARKQTVLLKNDPEVLPISEDDSVAVLGPLSDRLFEDWYSGTMPYRNTPEDGVRDRIGAEQVHTAVGADRIALRERDSGKYVTAGVGKGGGVLGLSDTDAPNVQLFETVQWTETAWTLRATANDRYVTVDGDQLINSSERPAGWEVVQEAFEFVDVDDGVVLRHPSSDRYVAITDGSLHATAEQRSDATRFVRDVRHDGIETAIETASDVDVAVVVVGTHPLMGGRETRDRETLAIAPSQRELLARVADAQSQTVLVIESSYPVRVEEEKRLPSILWTSHAGQETGRAVADVLVGDISPGGRLPQTWPRSVEQLPDITEYNIAETGMTYRYGQANPLYAFGHGLSYSSFEYDDLRVSPRGPLESGATATISVRVTNTGSMAADEVVQFYTTRHQSGTTHPDRVLRGFDRVHLAPGESTTVECAIDHEAFSVWDVTRRKRIVERASHSVLVGAASDDIRLRGSLRVNGERIPPRDLSEETRAVDADDWSWSEVELLDRSRMDGTVVGMTDGSWISFADVDLRHKPTEATVSVARSEPTSTTIELRHGSRSGRLFGRTDVPSTGDVYEYTELSIPVSGMTGNRQDLCLVVRGGTVRVNTIRLE; encoded by the coding sequence ATGGAGTTTCGAAGGATGATGGATACGACTCGCCGAAACCTACTCGCAATCGTCGGGATCGGGACTGGGATGGCGTTGACCGGTACCGCCGTGAGTGCAGATTCTGAAGAGGATCGCACCGAAGAGCAAGCGCGTGGCTCAGAGCGCGTGAACGACCACATCGAGGAAGTGATCGATCGTCTCGCTACAGAGGAGAAGGTGTCGTTATTACACCAGTACCAACCGTCGATTCCGAGCGTAGATCTCGATTCGTTTCGGACTGGGACGGAGGCGTTACACGGCGTTGCGTGGCTCGGGGAAGCGACCGTCTTTCCGCAGGCCATCGGACTGGGTAGCACGTGGGATCCGGGGTTGATCGAACGAGTCGGCAGTGCCGTGGGTGATGAGGTCCGGGGAAAACACAACGCCAGTTCCGGAACAGTCGGTCTCAACGTTTGGTCGCCAACGGTCGATCCGCTCCGAGATCCTCGGTGGGGACGGAACGAAGAAGGGTATTCAGAGGATCCCCTGTTGAGTGGTGCGATCGCAACAGCATACACGGACGGTCTCACTGGTGACGACCCGAACTATCTCAAAACGGCACCGGTGCTCAAACATTTCATTGGCTACAACAATGAGACCGATCGGACGACCACCAACGCCGAGATACCGCCCCGGCTGTTACACGACTATTACCTCCCGTTTTTCCGTCCCCCGATCGAGGCAGGCAACGCTGTCGGAGTGATGGCATCGTACAACCTCCTCAACGGGCGGCCGATGACGGTCTCACCGTTTTTGAACCGATACGTCCGCGATTGGGCACCCGACGGTGGATCGGTGCTGAACGTCAGCGACGCGTGGGCACCGATGAACCTGACCGAGGCCCAAGATTACTTCGAATCGAAGGAGAAAGCCCGCGCCAGTGCACTGACCGCGGGTTTGGACAGCTTCACCGAACATGGATCCGACAGTTCAACCACGACCGAGGCACTACTCGGCGCGCTCGATGCGGGGTATCTGGACGAGGCGGATCTCGACGAAGCAGTCGGTCACGTTCTACGGGTTCGGGCACTGCTCGGAGAGTTTTTGCCGCCGTCGGAAGATCCCTACGCGGATCTCACTGCTGACGTCATCGGACGGCCTGCTCATCGAGAGCTGGCCCGTGAGACAGCACGCAAACAGACCGTTCTCCTCAAAAACGATCCCGAAGTGCTTCCGATTTCGGAAGACGACAGCGTTGCCGTTCTCGGACCCTTATCCGACAGGCTGTTCGAGGATTGGTACAGCGGGACGATGCCGTACCGGAACACCCCCGAGGACGGTGTACGCGATCGGATCGGTGCCGAACAGGTTCACACCGCCGTCGGCGCCGATCGGATCGCGCTTCGGGAACGGGACTCGGGGAAGTACGTCACAGCCGGTGTCGGCAAAGGCGGCGGCGTCCTCGGACTCAGCGATACCGACGCTCCTAACGTACAGCTGTTCGAAACGGTACAGTGGACGGAAACCGCATGGACGCTCCGGGCAACGGCGAACGACCGGTACGTGACTGTCGATGGCGACCAACTCATCAACTCTTCGGAACGGCCCGCGGGCTGGGAGGTGGTCCAAGAGGCCTTCGAGTTCGTCGATGTCGACGATGGTGTAGTGCTTCGACACCCGAGCAGCGATCGCTACGTAGCGATCACGGATGGATCGCTTCACGCTACTGCCGAACAGCGGTCCGACGCCACCAGATTCGTTCGCGACGTACGCCACGACGGTATCGAGACGGCGATCGAAACCGCGAGCGACGTGGACGTCGCTGTCGTCGTGGTCGGCACACACCCCCTGATGGGTGGCCGTGAAACACGGGATCGCGAAACGCTTGCCATTGCTCCGTCCCAACGGGAGTTACTCGCGCGCGTCGCTGACGCCCAGTCACAGACCGTACTGGTTATCGAAAGCAGCTATCCCGTTCGCGTAGAAGAAGAAAAGCGTCTTCCCTCGATCCTGTGGACGAGCCATGCCGGGCAGGAAACCGGTCGCGCGGTGGCCGACGTGTTGGTCGGCGACATCTCTCCCGGTGGTCGGTTGCCCCAGACGTGGCCGCGATCTGTCGAGCAACTGCCGGACATAACGGAGTACAACATCGCCGAAACGGGAATGACCTATCGCTACGGACAGGCGAATCCGCTGTACGCATTCGGGCACGGACTCTCATACAGCAGCTTCGAATACGACGATCTCCGTGTGTCCCCACGAGGGCCGCTCGAATCGGGTGCCACCGCGACCATCAGCGTCCGAGTGACCAACACCGGATCGATGGCTGCTGACGAAGTCGTCCAGTTCTACACCACACGGCACCAGTCAGGAACAACTCACCCCGATCGCGTTCTCCGGGGATTCGATCGGGTGCACCTCGCACCCGGTGAGAGCACGACGGTCGAATGCGCCATCGATCACGAGGCGTTCTCCGTTTGGGACGTAACACGACGAAAACGGATCGTCGAACGGGCGAGCCATTCGGTGCTCGTCGGTGCTGCCTCCGATGACATCCGGCTACGCGGATCACTACGGGTCAACGGTGAACGGATTCCACCGCGCGATCTATCCGAGGAGACGCGGGCAGTCGATGCCGACGACTGGTCGTGGTCGGAGGTCGAGCTACTCGATCGGTCACGGATGGACGGAACGGTCGTCGGCATGACCGATGGATCGTGGATCTCGTTCGCCGATGTCGATCTCCGACACAAGCCAACTGAAGCGACCGTTTCGGTCGCCCGATCGGAGCCCACCTCGACGACGATCGAACTCCGCCATGGCTCTCGATCCGGACGGTTGTTCGGCCGGACCGACGTGCCGTCGACCGGTGACGTGTACGAATACACGGAGCTCTCTATCCCCGTGAGCGGGATGACTGGAAACAGACAGGATCTCTGTCTCGTGGTTCGTGGTGGAACCGTCCGCGTAAACACGATCCGACTCGAATGA
- a CDS encoding ABC transporter ATP-binding protein, translating into MGSLRLATVTKQYDDVVAVDGIDLDIADSEFISLVGPSGCGKSTTLEMIGGLTTPSDGKVFIDDQDVTDLPPKDRNLAMVFQNIALFPHMNVYDNISYGLRIRNTDPEEIERRVNDAAETLQLEGLLERSPSELSGGQRQRVAIGRAIVRNPSVFLMDEPLANLDAKLRVHMRTELQQLQRELDVTTIYVTHDQEEAMTMSDRVAVINDGTLQQIAPPLTCYNEPANRFVAGFIGSPSMNFVDGSIKGTQFVAESLRIDLGDIDCDGVSDVTLGIRPEHIHFPDADLPENTEPIDATVDVLEPIGEKIFVYLDAGLEKATSGDWSDAEDETVGRSQFLMSAPSDSTIEEGESVEIVFDRTSIHLFETATGEAIAHGIVSEPTKPTR; encoded by the coding sequence ATGGGATCGCTTCGTTTAGCAACGGTTACCAAACAGTATGACGACGTCGTCGCGGTCGACGGGATCGACCTTGACATCGCCGATAGCGAGTTCATCTCGCTCGTCGGTCCGTCCGGCTGTGGAAAATCGACGACGCTCGAGATGATCGGAGGGCTAACGACACCCAGCGACGGAAAGGTGTTCATCGACGATCAAGATGTGACCGACCTTCCGCCGAAGGATCGTAATCTAGCGATGGTCTTTCAGAACATCGCTCTCTTTCCCCACATGAACGTGTATGATAACATCAGCTATGGACTCCGAATCCGCAACACCGATCCGGAGGAGATCGAGCGACGAGTGAACGACGCCGCCGAGACGCTCCAACTCGAAGGGCTGCTTGAGCGCAGTCCGAGCGAGCTATCCGGTGGCCAGCGCCAACGCGTCGCGATCGGCCGTGCGATCGTTCGCAATCCGTCGGTCTTTCTGATGGACGAGCCGCTCGCCAACTTGGATGCGAAGCTGCGCGTCCACATGCGCACGGAACTCCAGCAGCTCCAGCGTGAGCTGGACGTGACGACGATCTACGTCACGCACGATCAAGAGGAGGCGATGACGATGTCGGATCGCGTTGCGGTGATAAACGACGGGACGCTCCAACAGATCGCTCCGCCACTGACCTGTTACAACGAGCCAGCCAATCGGTTCGTCGCCGGCTTCATCGGCTCTCCCTCGATGAACTTCGTCGACGGTTCGATCAAGGGGACACAGTTCGTCGCCGAAAGCCTGCGCATCGATCTCGGTGATATCGATTGCGATGGTGTGTCCGACGTTACACTCGGGATCCGTCCCGAACACATCCATTTCCCTGACGCCGACCTGCCGGAGAACACCGAGCCGATCGACGCAACCGTCGACGTACTCGAACCGATCGGAGAGAAGATCTTCGTCTATCTGGACGCGGGACTGGAAAAAGCCACGAGCGGAGACTGGTCCGATGCCGAAGACGAGACCGTGGGCCGTTCGCAGTTCCTGATGAGCGCACCCTCCGACTCGACGATCGAAGAGGGCGAATCCGTCGAGATCGTCTTCGATCGGACGAGCATTCACCTTTTCGAGACCGCAACAGGCGAAGCGATCGCACACGGCATCGTCTCGGAGCCGACCAAGCCAACACGATGA
- a CDS encoding extracellular solute-binding protein, producing MSERSYHQVRSIDRRDLLRSVGAGGIVSLAGCLSWGETSSGSNGTTIQITAPDEWRNAASEVTQNLYDAGMSEDIHIEMASPGQTTDDSLAQYQQWLSAGLSTPDLLVCDVGWIRPFIVRDQLLSLDDMLPDETLTRIREQYVAQSVQSATGDDGNLYAVPLYPDLPTIQYRRDLVENAGYDWQQHATDPLSWKRFAAELQDVYEQSDVDYGFNWQAASELQLACCVFNEFLSSWGGAYFGNPMENLYTIGDRPVTVTEKPVLDSLRMARTFIHGTDTPDTLDGFTGGITSTEAFQWGLSPSMRPFTQNNAVALRNWPYSININGASDALGESMGVMPMPYGVPEGDGKYPGTGGSIAALGGWNYAVNPETEHREACVEFLQALTTESFQLANFSLIGHIPPIPDVLASATDVSIMGRYVETLTYASEHSLARPATTIWPEQSQVVAQEANGVMMGDYTPEEGMDRLANRLKRIEGSV from the coding sequence ATGAGCGAACGTTCATACCACCAGGTCCGTTCGATCGATCGACGCGACCTCCTCAGGTCCGTCGGTGCGGGTGGAATCGTCAGTTTGGCCGGCTGTTTGAGCTGGGGAGAGACGTCGAGTGGATCGAACGGAACGACGATTCAGATAACTGCACCCGACGAATGGCGCAACGCCGCCTCGGAGGTCACACAAAACCTCTACGATGCGGGCATGTCCGAGGATATCCACATCGAGATGGCGAGTCCGGGCCAGACGACGGACGACTCGCTCGCCCAGTATCAGCAGTGGCTCTCAGCGGGACTCTCTACGCCCGACCTGCTGGTCTGTGACGTCGGGTGGATCCGACCGTTCATCGTCCGAGACCAGCTGTTGAGCTTGGACGACATGCTCCCCGACGAGACGCTCACCCGGATCCGAGAGCAGTACGTCGCCCAGAGCGTCCAGTCGGCGACCGGTGACGACGGAAACTTGTATGCCGTACCGCTGTATCCCGACCTGCCAACGATCCAGTACCGACGCGATCTCGTGGAGAACGCCGGGTACGACTGGCAACAACACGCGACCGATCCGCTCTCTTGGAAGCGGTTCGCCGCCGAGCTACAGGACGTCTACGAGCAATCCGACGTCGATTACGGATTCAACTGGCAGGCTGCCTCCGAACTGCAACTCGCGTGCTGTGTGTTCAACGAGTTTCTGAGTTCGTGGGGTGGTGCGTATTTCGGAAATCCAATGGAAAACCTCTACACGATCGGAGATCGACCGGTAACGGTCACCGAAAAACCCGTGCTCGATTCGCTCCGGATGGCACGGACGTTCATCCATGGAACGGACACACCCGATACGCTGGACGGGTTCACCGGGGGGATTACCTCGACGGAGGCCTTTCAGTGGGGACTCTCGCCGTCAATGCGGCCGTTCACGCAGAACAACGCGGTCGCACTGCGCAACTGGCCGTACTCGATCAACATCAACGGTGCCAGCGATGCCCTCGGCGAATCGATGGGCGTGATGCCGATGCCCTACGGCGTACCCGAAGGTGATGGGAAATATCCCGGCACAGGCGGATCGATCGCGGCGCTCGGTGGATGGAACTACGCGGTGAACCCCGAGACCGAACACCGGGAGGCCTGTGTCGAATTCCTCCAAGCGCTTACCACCGAATCGTTCCAGCTCGCAAACTTCTCGCTCATCGGTCATATCCCGCCGATACCTGACGTGCTTGCCAGTGCGACCGACGTTTCGATCATGGGTCGGTACGTCGAGACGCTCACCTACGCCAGCGAACACTCGCTTGCCAGACCGGCAACGACGATCTGGCCCGAGCAGTCACAGGTCGTTGCCCAAGAGGCAAACGGAGTGATGATGGGAGACTACACACCGGAGGAGGGAATGGATCGGCTTGCGAATCGTCTCAAACGGATCGAAGGATCAGTCTGA
- a CDS encoding carbohydrate ABC transporter permease — translation MATENTPSTDTRRPSHRLDLAVLDRIERLSETQFVYLMLIPVLLLLGSMAIWPLLYTANLSLHADNVLSPDLVGGFVGLQNYVDLLTGKANPILRRPFFDLSRPFTSAVPVTLLFTLGAVVIETILGFAMALVLDQRFRGRRFARVAMILPWAVPIVIQGMIFYLMFQPSIGFAVGPLNDLGLISSSPLANSQDALLISILADIWKQSAFMALLILAGLQSIDRSLYEVAKVEGASRLQRFRTITFPLVLPALLVALLFRTIAALKVYGVVETVASCNTVPTVSCLVVTTWNAHRYGSAAAIAFLIAIAIGLLLLIYLVQFRGEEGGGLGI, via the coding sequence ATGGCGACGGAAAACACACCATCGACGGACACACGGCGACCGAGCCATCGGCTCGATCTTGCCGTGTTGGATCGTATCGAACGCTTGAGCGAAACCCAGTTCGTTTATCTCATGTTGATCCCGGTGTTGCTCTTGTTGGGATCGATGGCGATCTGGCCACTGCTGTACACAGCGAACCTCTCATTGCACGCCGACAACGTACTGAGCCCCGATCTCGTTGGAGGCTTCGTCGGGCTACAGAACTACGTCGATCTACTGACCGGCAAAGCGAATCCGATTCTCCGACGGCCCTTTTTCGATCTGAGCCGACCCTTTACGAGTGCTGTGCCAGTGACGCTCTTGTTTACGCTCGGTGCAGTCGTGATCGAGACGATCTTGGGCTTTGCGATGGCGCTGGTGCTTGATCAACGCTTTCGCGGGCGGCGCTTTGCGCGTGTCGCCATGATCCTTCCGTGGGCCGTCCCGATCGTGATTCAGGGGATGATCTTCTATCTCATGTTCCAGCCCTCGATCGGTTTCGCGGTTGGTCCACTGAACGATCTCGGGCTCATTTCCTCCTCGCCGCTTGCGAACAGTCAGGATGCGCTTTTGATCAGCATCCTCGCCGACATCTGGAAACAGTCGGCGTTCATGGCATTGCTGATACTCGCTGGACTCCAGAGCATCGATCGGTCGCTGTATGAAGTAGCCAAGGTCGAGGGAGCCTCACGGTTGCAGCGCTTCCGGACGATCACGTTCCCCTTGGTGTTGCCCGCGCTCCTCGTTGCCCTACTCTTTCGGACGATCGCGGCGCTCAAAGTGTACGGCGTCGTTGAGACCGTCGCTAGCTGTAACACGGTGCCGACAGTGAGCTGTCTCGTCGTCACGACGTGGAACGCCCACCGCTACGGCTCAGCAGCGGCGATCGCATTTCTCATTGCGATCGCCATCGGGCTGTTGTTACTGATCTATCTCGTCCAATTCCGCGGCGAAGAAGGTGGGGGGCTTGGTATCTGA
- a CDS encoding carbohydrate ABC transporter permease, translated as MGDREDTERNLIQQYARRAIERPESAYRVLLYVVIAFFLLASLFPFYWLLVIALTPNRSIVDMGLLPKGFQPWVFVEVFETIPFHIYMLNSVIIATLTTIVVLFVGSIAGYVFGRYDFPGRTPLLLVVLVVSYFPGVAFLIPLFQLFTANIEFLGVQSPMLYNTPWSIVMPLSALTMPLIIFLLSTFYAQIPEGLEDAARIEGSTRLGALVRIIIPLSAPGFATAGILSFIIVYNEFFFSYLMVSGTATGGAPILHGIFQFQGSQQVAYDLMAAASIIGVIPMAVLVMFAQDHIVSGLTQGALKE; from the coding sequence ATGGGAGACCGTGAAGATACGGAACGAAACCTAATCCAGCAGTACGCGCGACGGGCCATCGAGCGCCCAGAGTCGGCCTACCGCGTGCTCCTGTACGTCGTGATCGCGTTCTTCCTGCTCGCGTCTCTGTTTCCGTTTTACTGGCTGCTCGTGATCGCCCTGACACCGAACCGATCGATCGTGGATATGGGGCTGCTTCCGAAGGGCTTTCAGCCGTGGGTATTCGTCGAAGTGTTCGAGACGATCCCCTTCCACATCTACATGCTGAACAGCGTTATTATCGCCACGCTGACAACGATCGTTGTGCTGTTCGTCGGCAGCATTGCCGGCTACGTCTTCGGTCGATACGACTTCCCGGGACGCACGCCGTTGTTGCTGGTCGTACTCGTGGTCTCGTATTTCCCCGGTGTGGCGTTTCTGATTCCGCTTTTCCAACTGTTCACCGCGAACATCGAGTTCCTCGGCGTACAATCGCCGATGCTGTACAACACCCCGTGGAGTATCGTCATGCCGCTCAGTGCGCTCACGATGCCGCTGATCATCTTTCTGCTGTCGACGTTCTACGCCCAGATCCCGGAGGGGCTCGAAGACGCTGCACGAATCGAAGGCTCGACACGGCTCGGCGCGCTCGTTCGGATCATCATCCCGCTGTCGGCTCCCGGATTCGCCACCGCAGGAATCCTTTCATTCATCATCGTTTACAACGAGTTCTTCTTCTCGTATCTGATGGTGAGCGGGACGGCCACTGGAGGGGCACCGATTCTACACGGTATCTTCCAGTTCCAAGGGAGCCAACAGGTGGCCTACGATCTGATGGCGGCGGCGAGCATCATCGGCGTGATCCCAATGGCAGTACTCGTAATGTTCGCTCAGGACCACATCGTCAGTGGTCTCACACAGGGAGCACTCAAGGAGTAG
- a CDS encoding Gfo/Idh/MocA family protein, with amino-acid sequence MTYRIIQVGTGGQGAHWCSTYLPENVEDGLIDVVAAVDVDSEQHENAIEHLGLDPDQCYTDVATAFEAVEADACTIVIPPWLHEDVVDAAIEHDLHILSEKPIADSLEASVRIAKKVSRAGLKMGVTMSHRFDRDKTSFRRQLRRDTAGQLDYLVGRFTCNARSYGTWGAFRHEMEDVLMIEGAVHQLDFIADMAGSQCKTVYADTWCPEWAEYEGDVQALVQLRFENGTRATWEGAKANAVTLNGWNSDYLRAECRNETLVLDDRELVRYPYDPEQEGVVGGRTTAGTPVALDEQDKWDNTWLIEQFVDWLDGGEPMATNVRDNLQSMALIAAAMKSNRTGTPVDVQSLLAETRRSITIE; translated from the coding sequence ATGACGTATCGAATCATTCAGGTGGGGACTGGAGGACAGGGTGCACACTGGTGTTCGACGTATCTACCCGAGAACGTCGAGGACGGGCTGATCGACGTCGTTGCCGCGGTCGATGTGGATTCAGAACAACACGAGAACGCGATCGAGCACCTCGGACTGGACCCAGACCAGTGTTACACCGATGTAGCGACCGCTTTCGAGGCAGTCGAGGCCGACGCCTGCACGATCGTGATCCCTCCGTGGCTCCACGAAGACGTCGTCGACGCGGCCATCGAACACGACCTTCACATCCTGAGCGAGAAACCGATCGCCGACTCGCTCGAGGCGTCCGTTCGGATCGCTAAGAAAGTGTCTCGAGCCGGGTTGAAGATGGGTGTCACGATGAGCCACCGGTTCGACAGGGATAAAACATCGTTCAGAAGACAACTACGGCGCGATACCGCTGGACAGCTCGATTACCTCGTCGGTCGATTCACGTGCAACGCTCGTTCCTACGGAACGTGGGGCGCGTTTCGCCACGAAATGGAGGACGTTCTCATGATCGAAGGAGCGGTCCACCAGCTCGATTTTATCGCTGACATGGCCGGCAGCCAGTGTAAAACGGTGTATGCAGACACGTGGTGTCCCGAATGGGCTGAATACGAGGGTGACGTCCAAGCACTGGTACAGCTCCGATTCGAGAACGGAACACGAGCGACGTGGGAAGGCGCGAAGGCAAACGCCGTCACACTCAACGGATGGAACAGCGATTACCTTCGTGCAGAGTGCCGGAACGAAACCCTCGTTCTCGACGATCGGGAGCTGGTTCGATATCCGTACGATCCTGAACAAGAGGGTGTCGTCGGTGGACGGACGACGGCGGGCACACCGGTGGCTCTCGACGAACAGGACAAATGGGACAACACGTGGCTCATCGAACAGTTCGTAGACTGGCTGGACGGCGGCGAGCCGATGGCAACGAACGTTCGAGACAACCTCCAGTCGATGGCGTTGATAGCAGCCGCGATGAAAAGCAACCGAACCGGAACACCGGTCGACGTGCAGTCGTTGCTTGCAGAGACACGTCGATCGATCACGATCGAGTGA